A genomic segment from Vicia villosa cultivar HV-30 ecotype Madison, WI unplaced genomic scaffold, Vvil1.0 ctg.000113F_1_1, whole genome shotgun sequence encodes:
- the LOC131624244 gene encoding probable WRKY transcription factor 49 translates to MVESSMSNTMMMEKVMTSNWSEDDELLRELLDDETPLFMLPQERVTEVTNNTSYDSSKDQPFNRFISNIYSGPTISDIENALLVTNHRENFPQISSRVSILERSLSKIENKYTLKIKCFGNGMGDDGYRWRKYGQKSIKNSPNPRSYYRCTNPRCGAKKQVERSNEDPDTLIITYEGLHLHFTYPYFLVGQSHQSSSHPPIKKPKPTSSQGPTQAHKGNDVHEGQNIQEAHEAQASASLELISPTLLDSTQDLAQENLGSQGLLEDMVPFMVRNPTNNVDSDDYSEFSFSSQYSPTTLWTSDFSTSTSCYAVGLNHSV, encoded by the exons ATGGTTGAGTCATCCATGTCAAACACAATGATGATGGAGAAAGTCATGACTTCTAATTGGTCAGAAGATGATGAACTCTTAAGAGAGCTTTTAGATGATGAAACTCCTCTTTTCATGTTGCCACAAGAGAGAGTAACTGAAGTAACCAACAATACAAGTTATGATTCTTCAAAAGACCAACCTTTTAATAGGTTCATTTCAAATATTTATTCAGGTCCTACCATTTCAGATATTGAAAATGCTTTGTTAGTTACTAACCATAGAGAGAATTTTCCACAAATTTCATCAAG AGTTTCTATATTGGAAAGAAGTTTGAGTAAGATTGAGAATAAGTatactttgaaaatcaaatgctTTGGAAATGGAATGGGTGATGATGGATATAGGTGGAGGAAGTATGGTCAAAAATCCATTAAAAATAGCCCAAATCCTAG GAGTTACTATAGGTGCACCAACCCAAGATGTGGTGCTAAGAAGCAAGTTGAAAGATCTAATGAAGACCCTGATACTCTTATAATCACTTATGAAGGGCTCCACTTGCACTTTACTTATCCTTATTTCCTTGTGGGCCAATCACATCAATCAAGTTCTCATCCACCAATCAAGAAGCCAAAGCCAACTTCTTCACAAGGCCCAACACAAGCCCATAAAGGAAATGATGTTCATGAGGGCCAGAATATACAAGAAGCCCATGAAGCCCAAGCTAGTGCTTCTTTGGAACTCATATCACCCACTTTATTGGACTCTACACAAGATTTGGCCCAAGAAAATTTGGGCTCACAAGGGTTGCTTGAAGATATGGTGCCATTCATGGTTAGGAACCCTACAAATAATGTTGATAGTGATGATTACTCAGAATTTTCCTTTTCCTCACAATATTCTCCTACAACGTTATGGACTTCTGATTTTTCCACTTCTACCTCTTGTTATGCTGTTGGCTTAAATCACAGTGTTTAG